The following proteins are encoded in a genomic region of Vigna radiata var. radiata cultivar VC1973A unplaced genomic scaffold, Vradiata_ver6 scaffold_7, whole genome shotgun sequence:
- the LOC106753843 gene encoding transcription factor IIIB 70 kDa subunit-like — protein sequence MVYCIHSGERMDDGFFCCVICGKVLEDYFFTEEPTFVKNTAGQSKLSGNYVRTVQSEFSESRQRTLDRAHEEIKFLCSGLGVQDEHMTDQALNFYKLALGENFTRGRKSEQVQAACLYIAFRDNNKPYLLIDFSNFLRIDVYALGSVFLQLCEVLKLGEHPIVQKPIDPSLFIHRYTKEEDEMGPANDY from the exons ATGGTGTACTGCATTCACTCTGGGGAGAGAATGGATGACGGTTTCTT TTGTTGCGTAATCTGTGGGAAGGTGTTGGAAGATTACTTTTTTACTGAGGAGCCTACATTTGTCAAGAATACGGCAGGGCAG AGTAAATTATCAGGTAATTATGTAAGAACAGTTCAAAGCGAGTTCTCCGAGTCACGGCAAAGGACTTTAGATAGAG CTCATGAAGAGATTAAATTTCTATGTTCTGGCCTTGGAGTTCAGGATGAACATATGACTGACCAAGCACTTAACTTTTATAAA CTGGCGCTTGGGGAAAACTTCACTCGTGGACGTAAATCAGAGCAAGTACAGGCTGCTTGTCTCTATATTGCATTTCG GGACAACAACAAGCCGTACCTTCttattgatttttcaaattttttaagaatagaTGT TTATGCTCTAGGATCAGTTTTCTTGCAGCTTTGTGAAGTGCTGAAGCTTGGAGAGCACCCAATTGTTCAAAAGCCTATTGATCCTAGTCTTTTTATTCACAGATATACTAAA GAGGAGGATGAGATGGGACCAGCGAATGATTACTGA